The Tateyamaria omphalii genome has a window encoding:
- a CDS encoding YVTN family beta-propeller repeat protein, translating to MIRLTAMFSLLASTAMAGEIWVTNEKDDTISVISTETLEVIKTYDTGERPRGILFNSDYSRVYICASDSNAVQVMDPNSGEILHELPSGDDPEQFVLHPNDKHLYIANEDDAITTVVDVETRKVIAQIDVGVEPEGMAVSPDGKIAITTSETTNMAHWIDTETQELFANTLVDSRPRHAEFIKDGAEMWVSSEIGGTLTVFDTATQTEKAKMSFEVQGVHPDRVQPVGFEFTAGDTHAFVALGPSNHVAVVNAETYEVEDYILVGRRVWHMDFNEDRSMLFTTNGVSGDVTVIDVEKREAIKSIKVGRFPWGAAYRPTGS from the coding sequence ATGATCCGTTTGACTGCGATGTTCTCCCTTCTGGCTTCGACCGCGATGGCGGGCGAGATCTGGGTGACGAACGAAAAAGACGACACAATCTCTGTCATCTCGACCGAAACGCTTGAGGTTATCAAAACCTATGACACCGGCGAGCGCCCGCGTGGTATCCTGTTCAACAGCGACTACAGCCGCGTCTACATCTGTGCCTCCGACAGCAACGCAGTGCAGGTGATGGACCCAAACTCGGGCGAGATCCTGCACGAGCTGCCCTCGGGCGATGACCCGGAACAGTTCGTGCTGCACCCGAATGACAAGCACCTGTACATCGCGAACGAAGATGACGCCATCACGACCGTGGTGGACGTCGAAACCCGCAAGGTGATCGCCCAGATCGACGTGGGCGTGGAACCGGAGGGCATGGCCGTGTCCCCCGATGGCAAGATCGCCATTACCACGTCCGAGACAACCAACATGGCTCACTGGATCGACACCGAAACGCAGGAACTGTTCGCCAACACGCTCGTGGATAGCCGCCCGCGTCATGCAGAGTTCATCAAGGACGGGGCCGAGATGTGGGTGAGTTCCGAGATCGGCGGCACGCTGACCGTGTTCGACACCGCGACGCAGACCGAAAAGGCCAAGATGAGCTTTGAGGTGCAGGGTGTGCACCCCGACCGCGTGCAGCCCGTCGGTTTTGAATTCACAGCCGGAGACACGCACGCCTTTGTCGCGCTTGGGCCATCGAACCACGTGGCCGTGGTCAATGCCGAAACCTATGAGGTCGAGGACTACATCCTTGTCGGCCGCCGCGTCTGGCACATGGATTTCAACGAGGATCGGTCAATGCTGTTCACCACCAACGGTGTGTCGGGCGATGTGACCGTGATCGACGTCGAAAAACGCGAAGCCATCAAGTCCATCAAGGTGGGCCGTTTCCCTTGGGGGGCTGCCTATCGACCCACAGGGTCGTAA
- a CDS encoding tetratricopeptide repeat protein, protein MKHILAVALTITATSGWADEFGKLNPDEMTWQHFVERAEEGETGMVLCSMGYALTKSGDHASARTLLENCANDGYTGAMTWMSQLDNNGLGGEYNPDAAAEWDRRAAEAGDPVGKFNYGIALMRGHGVNQDDTLGRQLVDEAAGEGLVIAQRLQSADYDLDEVTPDADNWKYAPSF, encoded by the coding sequence ATGAAACACATTCTTGCCGTCGCACTTACCATCACCGCAACATCAGGCTGGGCCGATGAGTTCGGCAAGCTCAATCCAGACGAGATGACGTGGCAACACTTTGTCGAACGCGCCGAAGAGGGGGAGACGGGCATGGTCCTGTGTTCCATGGGGTACGCGCTGACGAAATCCGGAGACCACGCATCGGCACGCACCTTGCTCGAAAACTGCGCGAACGACGGCTACACCGGTGCGATGACCTGGATGAGCCAGCTGGACAACAACGGCTTGGGCGGTGAGTACAACCCTGATGCCGCAGCAGAGTGGGACCGACGCGCAGCCGAAGCGGGCGATCCGGTCGGCAAGTTCAACTATGGCATTGCTTTGATGCGCGGGCACGGCGTGAACCAGGACGACACGCTTGGTCGGCAGCTGGTGGACGAAGCTGCGGGCGAAGGGTTGGTCATTGCGCAGCGATTGCAGAGCGCCGACTATGATCTGGACGAGGTCACGCCGGACGCCGACAACTGGAAATATGCGCCATCGTTCTGA
- a CDS encoding ABC transporter ATP-binding protein has product MIGLEARGLNYSYGTKQALNDVSFSVSSGAFCALLGPNGAGKSTLFNLLTRLFVAAEGRIVIAGHDLRAAPRAALAELGIVFQQTTLDLDLTVQQNLSYFAALHGLSGRTARRRIDAALDQLNMRERAGEKARALNGGHRRRTEIARALLHDPSVLLLDEPTVGLDAAARASITEYAHALADQNKTILWATHLTDEVRPEDDLVILHRAKVLAQGTAREIAGDQTLQDRFLSLTGEDA; this is encoded by the coding sequence ATGATCGGACTTGAGGCGCGGGGCCTCAACTATTCCTACGGAACCAAGCAGGCGCTGAACGATGTCTCGTTCAGTGTCTCTTCTGGTGCGTTCTGTGCTTTGCTCGGCCCGAACGGCGCGGGCAAGTCGACGTTGTTCAATTTGCTCACCCGGCTGTTCGTGGCGGCCGAGGGCCGGATTGTGATTGCGGGGCATGACTTGCGCGCGGCACCGCGGGCGGCGTTGGCTGAACTGGGGATTGTGTTCCAGCAGACGACACTGGATCTGGATCTGACAGTCCAACAAAACCTAAGCTATTTTGCAGCGCTGCATGGTTTATCCGGGCGCACCGCCCGTCGCCGCATCGACGCAGCGCTGGACCAACTCAACATGCGCGAGCGGGCAGGGGAGAAGGCACGCGCGCTGAATGGCGGGCACCGACGACGGACAGAGATTGCGCGGGCGCTGCTGCATGACCCCAGCGTCCTGTTGCTGGATGAGCCGACCGTGGGTCTGGATGCCGCTGCGCGCGCGTCGATCACGGAGTATGCGCATGCGCTTGCGGACCAAAACAAAACAATCCTTTGGGCGACACATCTGACCGATGAGGTGCGTCCCGAGGATGACCTAGTCATCCTGCACCGCGCAAAGGTTTTGGCACAAGGCACCGCACGTGAGATCGCGGGTGATCAAACACTGCAAGACCGCTTCCTGTCCCTGACCGGAGAGGATGCGTGA
- a CDS encoding ABC transporter permease: MTAYLTSIRAIILREALRFIHQRERFVAALVRPLVWLLVFAAGFRAALGLSIIPPYQTYITYETYIVPGLCGMILLFNGMQSSLSLVYDREMGSMKLLLTSPLPRGWLLFCKLLGSTAISILQVYAFLAIAAAFDIRMPGWGYVTVLPALIVAGLMLGALGLLLSSLIKQLENFAGVMNFVIFPMFFLSSALYPLWKMAESSELLHDICAVNPFTHAVELIRFALYVEWNGMALLWTVLAAGLFAAAALIGYDPERTRIGRRG; encoded by the coding sequence GTGACTGCCTACCTCACCTCAATTCGTGCCATTATTCTACGCGAAGCGTTGCGGTTCATCCACCAGCGCGAACGGTTTGTGGCAGCCCTTGTACGCCCGCTTGTCTGGCTCTTGGTCTTTGCCGCAGGTTTCCGCGCAGCATTGGGCCTCAGCATCATCCCGCCCTACCAGACCTACATCACATATGAGACATACATCGTGCCCGGTCTCTGCGGGATGATCCTGCTGTTCAACGGAATGCAATCGTCCCTAAGCCTTGTCTACGACCGCGAGATGGGGTCGATGAAGCTCCTGCTGACCTCGCCCTTGCCGCGCGGGTGGCTTTTGTTTTGCAAGCTGCTTGGATCGACGGCAATCTCCATTTTGCAAGTCTACGCCTTCCTTGCCATTGCCGCCGCTTTCGACATCAGGATGCCCGGCTGGGGGTACGTCACCGTGTTGCCTGCGTTGATCGTCGCCGGGCTGATGTTGGGCGCGCTGGGTTTATTACTGTCCAGCCTGATCAAGCAGCTTGAGAATTTCGCGGGCGTGATGAACTTCGTCATCTTTCCGATGTTTTTTCTGTCCTCCGCGCTCTACCCGCTGTGGAAGATGGCGGAAAGCTCGGAACTGCTGCATGACATCTGTGCGGTGAACCCGTTCACCCACGCCGTCGAGTTGATCCGCTTTGCGCTTTATGTCGAATGGAATGGCATGGCCCTGCTGTGGACGGTGCTGGCGGCGGGCCTGTTCGCGGCTGCCGCGCTCATCGGATATGACCCGGAGCGCACGCGTATCGGCCGGCGCGGATAG